The following proteins come from a genomic window of Nicotiana tomentosiformis chromosome 12, ASM39032v3, whole genome shotgun sequence:
- the LOC104087403 gene encoding nuclear poly(A) polymerase 3, protein MEFGISENQLSHLNPPFTRILGFRRSPDVILRIEMERSMSLFQMMVNEGLVPSAAEEMKRRNAIDKLKKIVVEWVKEVTYQRGLPKKYLKFASGTILTYGSYGLGVYNSDSDIDALCVGPYFATIAEDFFIVLHNMLASRPEVSEIHCVKYAKVPLMRFKFDGISIDLPYARLKVISIPENVDVFNPFFLKNIDDTSWKSLSGVRANRSILHLVPNIEIFQAVLRCIKFWAKRRGVYGNLLGFFGGVHLAVLSAFICQRHPSASLSALILLFFKTFGLWPWPTPVILQETIARPFIPTDKVSWMPIQLPCSLYEFCHSNITRSTFYKIRTEFLRGHMLTKDMLRPDFDWNILFEPFPYARRYGLFVKIFLSACDKDELGDWVGWIKSRFRSLLVKLEELLGFCDPNPTEYVDTDASEPNVILYWGLPTNRRDLIDADLVEEYFLKSIDNGYQGSTGKMKLSIVKANQLPKKAQFAFERKNTKPCWRVVDDNRKKNNPRSKYSKPHCADEYLPTNDSPEYPSAGG, encoded by the exons ATGGAATTTGGAATTTCTGAAAACCAATTAAGCCATTTGAATCCACCCTTTACAAGAATTCTGGGTTTCAGACGAAGCCCAGATGTGATTTTGAGAATAGAAATGGAAAGATCAATGTCTCTGTTTCAG ATGATGGTAAATGAAGGTTTAGTGCCTTCTGCAGCGGAGGAAATGAAGAGGAGAAATGCTATTGACAAGCTTAAAAAG ATAGTAGTGGAATGGGTTAAAGAGGTGACTTATCAGCGAGGTCTTCCAAAAAAGTACCTTAAGTTTGCCTCTGGGACAATATTGACATATGGATCGTATGGTTTAGGG GTTTATAATTCAGACTCAGATATTGATGCTTTGTGTGTTGGTCCTTACTTTGCCACTATAGCT GAAGACTTTTTCATCGTTCTGCATAACATGCTTGCGAGCAGGCCTGAAGTATCGGAAATCCATTGTGTCAAGTATGCAAAAGTTCCTCTGATGCGATTCAAATTTGATGGGATATCCATTGATCTTCCCTATGCACGACTCAAAGTAATATCCATCCCTGAG AATGTGGATGTTTTCAATCCATTCTTTCTGAAGAATATCGATGACACGAGCTGGAAAAGTTTGTCTGGTGTGCGTGCCAATAGGAGCATTCTTCATCTTGTGCCAAACATAGAG ATATTCCAAGCAGTACTGCGTTGCATCAAATTTTGGGCCAAAAGACGAGGAGTTTATGGAAAT TTGCTTGGATTCTTTGGAGGAGTTCACTTGGCTGTGCTTTCAGCGTTTATCTGCCAAAGGCATCCATCCGCCAGCTTAAGCGCACTCATTTTACTTTTCTTCAAGACATTTGGCTTATGGCCTTGGCCAACTCCTGTAATTTTGCAAGAGACTATAGCTCGGCCATTCATCCCCACTGATAAGGTGTCGTGGATGCCAATCCAGTTACCGTGTAGCCTATACGAATTTTGTCATTCCAACATTACCAGAAGTACATTCTATAAAATCAGGACCGAATTCCTAAGAGGTCATATGCTGACTAAG GATATGCTGAGGCCAGATTTTGATTGGAATATCCTTTTTGAGCCATTTCCTTATGCAAGAAGATACGGACTCTTCGTCAAAATTTTCCTCTCAGCTTGTGACAAAGATGAGTTAGGAGACTGGGTGGGTTGGATCAAGTCACGCTTTCGCTCTTTACTTGTCAAG CTGGAGGAGTTACTTGGTTTTTGCGACCCCAACCCGACTGAGTACGTTGACACAGATGCATCAGAGCCTAATGTCATCCTCTATTGGGGATTACCAACTAATAGACGCGATCTAATAGACGCTGATCTTGTGGAGGAATACTTTCTAAAGAGCATTGACAATGGATATCAAGGCTCGACCGGAAAGATGAAGTTATCGATCGTGAAAGCAAATCAGTTGCCTAAAAAAGCTCAGTTTGCTTTCGAACGAAAGAACACTAAGCCGTGTTGGAGGGTTGTCGATGACAATCGCAAAAAAAACAATCCACGGTCCAAGTATAGTAAGCCTCATTGTGCTGATGAATATTTGCCTACAAATGATAGTCCCGAGTACCCTAGCGCCGGGGGATAA
- the LOC104087404 gene encoding F-box protein At5g49610, producing the protein MNSPFGVFPDEVILQILARLPVKSLYKTKIVCKLWYKLISDKYFTNLYNELSVKNLMVLVQVSEPSSESRSSLICVDNLKGVSEFSLDFVKDRVKVRGSCNGLLCLSSIPDKGVYYVCNPLTREYKLLPRSRERPITRFHPDGEATLVGLACDLITQKYNVVLAGYHRSFGHRPERTFICMVYDSESNKWRKFVSLQDDQFTRMNKNQVVFINGGLHWLTDSCSCMLVLDLATDVWRKIQLPEEISCGVRSRVYLLELDGCLSVIQIYEAWMVIWIMENYEREEWRMVDKVSLRCIRGMVPGIFPISQTGNYVYLATHKQVLIYQRNSRVWKEMYSVKDSSTLPLWFSAHAFRSTLFSCH; encoded by the coding sequence ATGAATTCACCATTTGGGGTTTTCCCAGATGAAGTAATTCTTCAGATTCTTGCTAGATTACCTGTTAAATCACTTTATAAGACAAAAATTGTATGCAAACTTTGGTACAAATTAATATCTGATAAATACTTTACAAATCTTTATAATGAACTTTCAGTGAAGAATCTTATGGTACTTGTTCAGGTCAGTGAGCCCTCATCTGAATCAAGAtctagtttgatttgtgttgataatTTAAAAGGGGTATCTGAATTTTCATTGGATTTTGTTAAAGATAGGGTCAAAGTTAGAGGTTCTTGTAATGGTTTATTATGTTTGTCTAGTATTCCTGATAAGGGTGTTTATTATGTTTGTAATCCATTGACTAGAGAATATAAATTGCTTCCTAGAAGTAGGGAAAGGCCTATTACAAGGTTTCACCCGGATGGCGAAGCCACTCTTGTTGGTTTGGCTTGTGATTTGATAACACAAAAGTACAATGTGGTTTTAGCTGGTTATCATAGGTCATTTGGTCATAGGCCCGAGAGGACGTTTATATGCATGGTTTATGATTCGGAGTCGAACAAGTGGAGGAAGTTTGTGTCGTTGCAGGACGATCAATTCACGCGTATGAATAAGAACCAAGTTGTGTTTATTAATGGTGGATTGCATTGGTTGACGGATAGTTGTTCGTGTATGCTTGTTCTTGATTTGGCTACTGATGTTTGGAGGAAAATACAATTGCCTGAGGAAATTAGTTGTGGAGTTAGGAGTCGGGTTTATTTGTTGGAATTGGATGGATGCTTGTCTGTGATTCAGATATACGAGGCTTGGATGGTTATTTGGATAATGGAAAATTATGAGAGGGAAGAATGGCGAATGGTGGACAAAGTGAGTCTTCGTTGCATTAGAGGGATGGTACCGGGAATTTTCCCAATAAGTCAAACTGGCAACTATGTTTACCTTGCTACACATAAGCAAGTTTTGATATATCAAAGAAACAGCCGTGTATGGAAGGAGATGTACTCTGTAAAGGACAGCTCAACCTTGCCTTTATGGTTCTCCGCTCATGCCTTTAGGAGCACTCTCTTTTCCTGCCATTGA
- the LOC104087405 gene encoding serine carboxypeptidase-like 26 isoform X2, which produces METSITKNFRNIVLIFLFLICWSKVFARTQEDDKVTELPGQPTSPQVSQFSGYITVNKTNGRALFYWFFPSQSESSKKPLLLWLNGGPGCSSVGYGAAVELGPLLVKNNGDGLDFNIYSWNKEANLLFLESPVGVGFSYTNTSSDLTNLDDNFSAEDAYNFLVNWLERFPEFKNREFFISGESYAGHYVPQLAELVYNRNKDSKKYPYINLKGFIVGNPETNDYYDYKGILEYAWSHAVIYDSEYEKAKQVCDFKLSNWSDACNDAMKVVWDKYEEIDIYNIYAPKCLRNSSSSSASLTVSGHESSKLKALNHAFRRMKRIPGGYDPCYTAFTEEYFNRLDVQIALHANSEGRHTRVKWQSCSDPVFQKYNYNVFSVLPIYKKLIQGGLKIWIFSGDADGRVPVIGTRYCIEALNLTLKSEWHSWFHNHQVAGRIVEYEGLTFVTVRGAGHLVPLYKPSEALALIHSFVTGEELPAHR; this is translated from the exons ATGGAAACTTCAATTACAAAGAATTTCAGAAACATAGTTCTAATATTTTTGTTCCTTATTTGTTGGAGTAAAGTTTTTGCAAGAACTCAAGAAGATGACAAAGTAACAGAACTGCCTGGGCAACCAACTAGTCCACAAGTCTCACAATTTTCTGGTTATATTACAGTCAATAAAACTAATGGAAGGGCTCTTTTTTACTGGTTTTTTCCCTCTCAGTCTGAATCTTCCAAGAAACCCCTTCTACTTTGGCTTAATGGTG GCCCTGGTTGCTCTTCAGTTGGATATGGTGCTGCTGTGGAGTTAGGACCTTTGCTAGTTAAAAACAATGGGGATGGTCTTGACTTCAACATTTATTCTTGGAATAAAG AAGCCAATTTGCTGTTTTTGGAGTCTCCAGTTGGAGTGGGATTCTCATACACCAATACTTCCTCCGATTTAACCAACTTAGATGACAACTTTTCTG CTGAAGATGCTTACAATTTCCTAGTGAATTGGTTGGAAAGGTTCCCCGAGTTTAAGAACCGCGAATTTTTCATATCAGGAGAGAGCTATGCTG GACACTACGTGCCCCAACTGGCAGAGCTCGTATACAACAGAAATAAAGACAGCAAAAAGTATCCTTATATTAATCTCAAAGGCTTCATA GTTGGTAATCCTGAGACGAATGACTACTATGATTATAAAGGGATATTAGAATATGCTTGGAGTCACGCGGTAATATATGATTCGGAGTATGAGAAAGCCAAACAAGTATGTGATTTCAAGCTCTCCAACTGGTCGGATGCATGTAATGACGCAATGAAAGTAGTTTGGGATAAATATGAAGAAATCGACATCTACAACATTTATGCTCCCAAATGTCTCCGGAATAGCTCCTCTTCTTCTGCTAGTCTTACTGTCAGTGGACATGAATCTTCTAAACTCAAG GCACTTAATCATGCGTTCAGGAGGATGAAACGAATTCCGGGGGGTTATGACCCCTGTTATACCGCGTTTACTGAAGAGTATTTCAATCGGTTAGATGTTCAAATTGCCCTCCACGCAAACAGTGAAGGGCGTCATACTAGAGTAAAATGGCAAAGTTGCAG TGATCCCGTGTTCCAGAAGTACAACTATAATGTGTTCTCTGTCCTGCCAATATACAAAAAGCTTATCCAAGGGGGCCTGAAGATTTGGATTTTTAG TGGGGATGCAGATGGACGAGTGCCAGTAATTGGGACGCGATACTGCATTGAAGCCCTTAATCTGACTCTGAAGTCCGAATGGCATTCGTGGTTCCACAATCATCAG GTGGCAGGACGGATAGTGGAGTACGAAGGGCTGACATTTGTGACAGTAAGAGGAGCTGGTCATCTAGTACCTCTATACAAGCCAAGTGAAGCTCTAGCCCTCATCCATTCTTTCGTAACCGGTGAAGAACTCCCTGCTCACAGATAA
- the LOC104087405 gene encoding serine carboxypeptidase-like 26 isoform X1 has protein sequence METSITKNFRNIVLIFLFLICWSKVFARTQEDDKVTELPGQPTSPQVSQFSGYITVNKTNGRALFYWFFPSQSESSKKPLLLWLNGGPGCSSVGYGAAVELGPLLVKNNGDGLDFNIYSWNKEANLLFLESPVGVGFSYTNTSSDLTNLDDNFSAEDAYNFLVNWLERFPEFKNREFFISGESYAGHYVPQLAELVYNRNKDSKKYPYINLKGFIVGNPETNDYYDYKGILEYAWSHAVIYDSEYEKAKQVCDFKLSNWSDACNDAMKVVWDKYEEIDIYNIYAPKCLRNSSSSSASLTVSGHESSKLKLQALNHAFRRMKRIPGGYDPCYTAFTEEYFNRLDVQIALHANSEGRHTRVKWQSCSDPVFQKYNYNVFSVLPIYKKLIQGGLKIWIFSGDADGRVPVIGTRYCIEALNLTLKSEWHSWFHNHQVAGRIVEYEGLTFVTVRGAGHLVPLYKPSEALALIHSFVTGEELPAHR, from the exons ATGGAAACTTCAATTACAAAGAATTTCAGAAACATAGTTCTAATATTTTTGTTCCTTATTTGTTGGAGTAAAGTTTTTGCAAGAACTCAAGAAGATGACAAAGTAACAGAACTGCCTGGGCAACCAACTAGTCCACAAGTCTCACAATTTTCTGGTTATATTACAGTCAATAAAACTAATGGAAGGGCTCTTTTTTACTGGTTTTTTCCCTCTCAGTCTGAATCTTCCAAGAAACCCCTTCTACTTTGGCTTAATGGTG GCCCTGGTTGCTCTTCAGTTGGATATGGTGCTGCTGTGGAGTTAGGACCTTTGCTAGTTAAAAACAATGGGGATGGTCTTGACTTCAACATTTATTCTTGGAATAAAG AAGCCAATTTGCTGTTTTTGGAGTCTCCAGTTGGAGTGGGATTCTCATACACCAATACTTCCTCCGATTTAACCAACTTAGATGACAACTTTTCTG CTGAAGATGCTTACAATTTCCTAGTGAATTGGTTGGAAAGGTTCCCCGAGTTTAAGAACCGCGAATTTTTCATATCAGGAGAGAGCTATGCTG GACACTACGTGCCCCAACTGGCAGAGCTCGTATACAACAGAAATAAAGACAGCAAAAAGTATCCTTATATTAATCTCAAAGGCTTCATA GTTGGTAATCCTGAGACGAATGACTACTATGATTATAAAGGGATATTAGAATATGCTTGGAGTCACGCGGTAATATATGATTCGGAGTATGAGAAAGCCAAACAAGTATGTGATTTCAAGCTCTCCAACTGGTCGGATGCATGTAATGACGCAATGAAAGTAGTTTGGGATAAATATGAAGAAATCGACATCTACAACATTTATGCTCCCAAATGTCTCCGGAATAGCTCCTCTTCTTCTGCTAGTCTTACTGTCAGTGGACATGAATCTTCTAAACTCAAG TTGCAGGCACTTAATCATGCGTTCAGGAGGATGAAACGAATTCCGGGGGGTTATGACCCCTGTTATACCGCGTTTACTGAAGAGTATTTCAATCGGTTAGATGTTCAAATTGCCCTCCACGCAAACAGTGAAGGGCGTCATACTAGAGTAAAATGGCAAAGTTGCAG TGATCCCGTGTTCCAGAAGTACAACTATAATGTGTTCTCTGTCCTGCCAATATACAAAAAGCTTATCCAAGGGGGCCTGAAGATTTGGATTTTTAG TGGGGATGCAGATGGACGAGTGCCAGTAATTGGGACGCGATACTGCATTGAAGCCCTTAATCTGACTCTGAAGTCCGAATGGCATTCGTGGTTCCACAATCATCAG GTGGCAGGACGGATAGTGGAGTACGAAGGGCTGACATTTGTGACAGTAAGAGGAGCTGGTCATCTAGTACCTCTATACAAGCCAAGTGAAGCTCTAGCCCTCATCCATTCTTTCGTAACCGGTGAAGAACTCCCTGCTCACAGATAA